The Haliotis asinina isolate JCU_RB_2024 chromosome 3, JCU_Hal_asi_v2, whole genome shotgun sequence genome segment TTTATTTAAATATTTGGAGAATTATCTGTTTATatgttttgaaagttaataatgATATGGAATAAGATGATATGATGTATCGTTGAGAACCTAGAGTGACATTAATCCCAACTTTTTGATAGATCAAGAAAAATCTCCAACAAACCAGCATAGATCTGAAAAACGAGGTGAACCAACTGCAGCATGACAATGCTGAGCTGACATCTAAACTTGCTGCGATGCAGTACAAAACAGTCCTGCCAAATCAGAAGCTAATGGAGAGTGAGAAGGTCATTGAGGAGTTGAAGAACAGAGCAATCCTTCTGGAAGTTGAAAATGATGATCTCAAGGCCGAGGTTCAGCGCCTGCGTAATCTCCTTCAGGTCAACAATGATGCTGATGTGACAGTCAGCATGGAAGATGATGGCTACGAGTCCATGGAAGAACTATCTGAAGTGACTTCAGCATCATGTCTCACTGAAAGTCATGGTCATGTGACAGATCTGAAGGCGCGTATCAACTTGTTGGAACAGGAGAATGCAGACATGAGAGCTGAGATAGGTCGTCTGCGGTACAAGTCATACCCTGATAATGTGCACAGCAAGATGCCAAGGGTGCAGGGTGTGACTGAAGAAGATGACTGGATTGTACATCCAACACAGGATAACATCGATGGTGAGTTACTCGAGGCTTCATGGCATGATGCCAGACTGATTTCAACGCACTGATTTGTTACTTGTGTCATAGTAGAGCATCAGTATAAAAAGGCTATTTAAGTTTATGTTGTGGCATTGTCTGTCCATCAGTCATCTGTTCTTGTTGCCATTAATTTTTTCAACTTGTTCCCTTAACTGACTGAAATGATGAGCTGGAAATTGTATGACATATCCAGCACTAGATTCTTTATGCATAACAGATGTGACAGCTTTGTAGTGCACCTTGACTTATTGTAATCTTTGTTGTGGGAGTTCGtgagtttgtttctttctttccgATTTGGAATATAGTATCACCAGACATACTATTTCTGGTGTTATATCTCTGTGTTGTTCATCATATGTTGTTCATGGCTCAGTTTTGGTGGTTAAAATGAGAAAGGTTGATAATGCAGGTCTCTTCTAATGACAGTTGCAGACTCTATGAATGATACCTATTgttaatgtttgtgtgtttctcTGTCTCTGTGAAATGGAAGAGATATTCTGTAGGCATCTATcagaccacaggcaaactgttgcgcaaatggggttgtgcAGTGTAAAGTGTATGACCAGTGTTCGTGTATGTGAGGGAAGTCAACAAAGGTTTGcaatgcaaaatattttacatgtcaaaatgaaatatcaccaccatcaaaggtacactcccatttcctcacttggttgtgctctcagatttcaaACCCCACATTTAAGAGTTACAGTGTACTCTGTCTAATTCGGTCTCCTTCTATTTAggaattttctgaaaattggtCTGAGATTACGGTCCCAAATTCAATACTATATATTATCAATAAATCATCTCTCTATTATCCGGACTCAATCTATTTTGGATTTTGGGCTGAAGTCTTGGCCCGACAGACTAACTTACTATGTAAACAAACCCTATAATCCCAACTGAGTAACATTGGCAGCTAGCTGGAAAGTAGGCGGTAAACTCGGCCCGACAGACTAACTTACTATGTAAACCAACCCTATAATCCCAACTGAGTAACATTGGCAGCCAGCTGGCCAGTAGGCGGTAAACTCGGCCCGACAGACTAACTTACTATGTAAACAAACCCTATAATCCCAACTGAGTAACATTGGCAGCCAGCTGGCCAGTAGGCGGTAAACTCGGCCTGACAGACTGACTTACTATGTAAACAAACCCTATAATCCCAACTGAGTAACATTGGCAGCTAGCTGGCCAGTAGGTGGTAAACTCGGCCCGACAGACTAACTTACTATGTAAACAAACCCTATAATCCCAACTGAGTAACATTGGCAGCTAGCTGGCCAGTAGGCGGTAAACTCGGCCCGACAGACTAACTTACTATGTAAACCAACCCTATAATCCCAACTGAGTAACATTGGCAGCTAGCTGGCCAGTAGGCGGTAAACTCGGCCCGACAGACTAACTTACTATGTAAACAAACCCAATAATCCCAACTGAGTAACATTGGTAGCTAGCTGGCGAGTAGGCGGTAAACTCGGCCCGACAGACTAACTTactatgtaaacaaacacaataatcaaGACTGAGTATAAATGACAGCCAGCCAGCCAATTAGCAGTACTTAGTGGCGCTTACTTTGATTATTGACAAATCACATTAACCCAGGTTATTACAGAGATCACAATGTCAACTCAGTGTCACTCTTGACACCTGTTAAAAGGCTTCAGCAGTCTGACATGAACATTACATGCAAAAATGGCGAACCGACCAGTGAAACGTCGTCAATTTGAGGTGTTGCGTGGCACAAAGATAAAGTTCATTGAAGATTCCCAAACCCTTCCCAAACCCCTTCAGAAAGACTTGGCCGAAAAATACAAGATAAGTAAGCAAACTGTATCAgatattttgaagaaaaagGATGAGTACAAGGTACAATTTGAGATGAATATTGAAAAATTGAGATGAAAAATACAAGATAAGTAAGCAAACTGTATCAgatattttgaagaaaaagGATGAGTACAAGGTACAATTTGAGATGAATATTGCAGCGAACAGAAAGAGACTAAACAAGGGGAAATATGAAGATATAAACCCCGTTTTGCATGAATGGATTGTACGTGCACGAACAAAAAGCATACTGCTGCCACGACCAATACTGAAAGAAAAAGTCATGCAGTTTGCCGTTGAACTAAAACTTGAAGACTTCAAGGCATCGGAAGGTTGGCTGACCTCTTGGAAGACAAGATACAACATAAAGCAATTTAAAGGGAGTGGTGAGAGTGTTGATGTagaggaaaagaaaagaaatgacTTGTTTATCTGTGTTCCTGTTGTATTTGTGATATGTGTACATGCATCTGTCAAGGTAAGGGACGTAACTCCATTTTTTTAACCCAATACTCAACTATCCAGACTTGTGTCTAATTCAGACTTTCTTGACGGTCTGAAGGGAGTCCAAATTAGAGTATACTGTACTCACCTAAAATATGTTATATTCAGCATTGTAAGCGCCACTCATGGTACATCAGACCATTCTCTGCCTCCATTCCCCCTGCCAACTTCTGGTTCAACGCAGAGAAGGAACAGAAGGATGTTATTATATATGGAATACCTaaacgccagaagtgtttttattgtagaataattatattatatattatatagaaTAAaatacgaaaattctaacaataatgACATTGGTTAAGATATACtcccaacaggttcatgataaaataaggcaatatggtatttcttcttaatttctgcttattcttgttccttcactccgggCATATAGtttatgctgcgcaaccccatttgcactacagtttgccagtggtcagacattccagtgaaatATTTCTCAATGAGAATGATGTGTGGAAAGAGTGTGAATTGAGACCTATTTGATATCATGATGTGAAACATCAGATTTTTGTTTCAATCATATTCAGGTGGAATAAGCTTGGAGATAACATTAATTGACTTGACATATATCttgtttgtgtttcttgtaGAAAAGGCTCTGTCTATGTCAGAGGAAGAGATCCAGCAGCTGAAGGCAGAGTTATCCTGGTCTCAAAAGCAGGCAGACACCTGGCAGAGGCTGTACCTCAATGTGAAGGACAAACAAGCTCACACTGCATGTAACATCTCCATCAACTTCCTCACATGCATGAGGCTCTTCACCCAACAATTGAACAACTCTGTCAACACCACATCTATCAAGGAGTTCCTCAATGTAACTAAACTGATGCTGTCAGTGGAAGATGTCAAGGAAGCATTCTTGACTGAGTTTCAGAACATATGGTCAGAGTTTTCTGGGTCCAGGAATCAAGAGGATGAGGGCAGCAAAAAGGAGGGGCCTCAGAATGTCCAAAAGAAGTGGTCAGACAGTGTAAAGGAGATCCTCAATCGGACTCAGAGCTCTGTGTCAAACATGAGCCAACAAATCAAGGAAACCTGGAATCAGGTTAAGAATTTGTCAGAAGAACTGTGGAAGAAGCATGAGCCAGGTTTGTCCAAGGTTGCTAGTAAGATTACAGAGAGAGTCAAGAAGTTCAGTGATCATGTTCATAATAAGATAAAACAGAAGGCAACAAAGTGGTTTAAGAAGCAAGAGAAGAGAAAAAGGAATGAAGTAGGCAAAAACTCCAGAAAAACTCCCAAAGATGGAATGAGACATGGATTCAAGAGCGGTCAAAGTAAGAGAGAGTCTGGGAAGTGGAATCAATCTCAGAAACATGGACAGCATAAACAGCGAGACAGGGTGCAGCCACAGAGGAGGCATCAAGAAACAGTGGTGGAACACAGTAAAATGTACAAGGAAGGGCACAACAGACAGGAGGCTAATTCCTTGAGGCAGAAGATGAGGAAGCAGTTCAAGCACCTCAAGACAATGATGCAGCAGATGAGTGAGGAGAGGCATCTGGAAATGACTCGGAGTAATCTCCAGGATATATGTGACTTTTTCATCCGTTTCCAGACAGACTGGGATATATACAAGTGGCTTGAGAGGTCTGATGTACAATGGATCATTTGTCAGTCAGCCTGGTGGCATGACCGTCTTCATAGTTTGATTCCATCCCGCAATCCAGTCTGCAAGGGTAAGATCTATGGGTGGCAGTTTGAATGGGGTCCGTCCAGCAGCAAAAAAGATATGTTTAAGGCAAAACGTGGGAAATCGGAGCATGTTAAGAAACTGAAGAGAAAGATACAGGAAAAAAATCATGCAGCAGGTCAGCCTTACAGCTATGAAAAGGAGAAAATGATTGTGGATGAAGAGTCTCATAATGAGACGGAATGGTATGAACAAAGGGCCAGGGACAGGAAAGAGATGAGAAAGGAGTGGTGGCAAGAGAGACAAAAGCTGTCTGACAAGGATGGAAAATGGTATGATGCCATGATGAAAAACAGATTGCACCAGAGAAAGGCTGAGCACAAGTCAGATTGGATGTTTGACAGGGCAGCAGACCGAGAAGTAGAGAGGTCAGAGGATAAGTATGTACCTACGCACACATTTGCTGAGCCGATGCATCACAGTGGCCAGCCTGATCCCAGAGCTGCTTGGCTGTTTGTCCGAGCAGAAGAACGAGACTATCACCACACTGAACCCAATTCCTGGTATTTCCAAAGAGCAAAAGGGAGACGCTGGGGTCAACGCAGTGATTATTATGATGGTGatcacaatgatgatgatgatgatgatgatgatgaatttaaTTCTTATTCTAAATATGATCagtatgatgattatgatgaccGATATGATCTTTGATGATATGTTGTAGTAGAGATAATGTATTGGATATTGTGAACTGTCATGCTAAAAGAAAAAAGTGATAATGACATGAAATTGTGATAGATAAGATGGGTATCTCTAATTTTGCTTTTAGTTACTTTTTTGAGCTCACAGATATCTGTCATGTGAGTAACTTATTATATGTGATAACTGTTTTCTTTCACTCACATTGCTCATTACatgaaatttgattttataaAAAATAGTTTGCTTGGTTCTTTTTTAAAGTCTTGATTTAAGAAGAATGATTCTGTTCTGGGTTTTAAAATATCTTATGCAAGTTTGATATCAATATGATTCTGATGTGTTTCATGTACCAGAGCTTTGTTTGGTCCAATGGAGTAGCTAGGATATTTAGCTTgtgctgttgctgttgtgaaaaatgcattcATTActgaaaaagtaataaaaagTTGTTGCATTTCACAACAGAACATTAAAAATGTGCAGTGATGGTGTGCTTTTTATATTGTTTCCTTTGTGCTtttgaataaaatgaaaatctAATACCAATGTGATTCCAGGTGCAAAGTAATGATGGACTTCTCTGTTTCAATAGCAGAACTATGGCTCAAATGTGGCAGATTCTCCTAAAACCTTCTCCTGAAATGTCACAGTATGCATCATTTGTGCACTAACTTTATTGTCCAAGATGTGCACAGTGTGAATGCAGAATGTAAGGGAGTTTAGACATGTGTAAACAAACATCCCTTGTAAAGCAGTAATTGAGACAGTGAGGTGGTAATATATTTGCACTCCCATGATCAATGTGGGATTTGCTCCAATCCTTGTGTGGTACAGGAGTTggcccatatatatatatatatttagatatgTAAACAGACATCCCCTGTAAAGCAGTAATTGACACCTCACTGTGGTGGTCATATATTTGCACTCCCATGATCAATGTGGGATTTGAGGAGGGTAGGGTGAAACTTTCTGAAGTCGTGTCAGTAACATTTTGTGAATCATATTCTCCATGTATTTTATCCAGCAGTGGCCAATAATGTGGCCTAATCCCCTCGGTGACGGGAACATGGTGATGGATCCACAACTTTCATCACATTATTTGTCTAACATTTGGGACATTATTGAAGCCAGTTGTTAGAGTTGGAAGGTGTTTGGCATTGACGTTGATGTGAATTTCCTTGAGTCTTAGGGTTGTTTAAAAATAGAACattgttaattttttttcttttaaaatgtcATTGTCACATGTTAATGGTTTGCTTGGTGAAAGAACATATGAAGTATGTTTAGATTTTTGCCACTCCTAATTTATTATTATGATAGTCTAATAACCGATTCCATATGTTTGGATTTTTGTCTTCATTCTGATGGCAGTGATGTGGCTTAACATATCAACAATGATTAACCAGATACCACTCAAAGAAATGTTCAACCAGCACTCAGTATGTCGAGCCAGCTATTCACAATATATACTTCCTATGCGTTTAAATGGTAGTCAACTTGCTGCAGACAGTGAAATACATCTTGTACATAACAttctgtttcagtgatataacctTCTGTTCCCTGCTGAGTCATGTTCTAATGTTGTTGTTCCAGCACTGTTTACTCATTGTTGGTATCTCTCTATCAAAATGTGGATATAGTTATGTGTATTCTATTCCTTCATTTAAACAGAGATGATGACACATTTTCAGAACTGCCATTCTGATATTGCAGGAAATGCCAAATATGATATTTGTGgccaatatttcagtttatggagatgaaatgtaacaaaacatttgaagatTTGCACATTGCTATTTTTGTGTACCACTGTGTGATATTCTACAGGTAACATACCTGCTTACTGTTACACGTGTACCTTGTTTCTTTTACATGTTGTCATATCAGAACAATTTTGTTTCTGCCCTTCAGATTAAAGTGTGATTTGATTAAACCTAAACTTATTCATCTTTTTGTCTTCTTTTGCCATTTAATTGGTGTGTCTTGAAACATGAGTGTGCCTGTTCGTCTGTCATACACTTCTTACTGGTAACATTTCCTGGAGACAGCTTTGATGAAACAACGTTTACTTGAAGGCAGAGAACATACTCATGTCAAGTATTTCTTGTACTGACACATCATTCACAGAACGTTTTTTGTAATAATCTTCAAATATTTTTATGGGATTAGATGCGTAGTTTCTAGAAATGAGTCGGTTCATTTcaattttttattgtatgtaaGGCAACATGCATATACACAATGGATTGACATAACACATGTTGTAAACAACCAAGTCGACATAATTCATTTTGTTACAAAAACACTGGATATAATACCCATCAaaagactcactagtgtaaatatagcctcTTACTTCAATCAACTGTTCCAAGTAGAATTTGCAAAACattccatactgtttcaagGTACTGTTTACGCATGAACTGAAGTGTTGTAAAACAGATTTGCAAggttgaaaagattattttcAGGATGATAAAATCGGTGAAAATTCTTACAAAACCTTACAccaaaatgcagctgttcaAATGCATGGTTATTTACAAATGCTTTTCAACAATTAGATGGATTATActtgtgcaattcatctgcagaaagtttgcagttggttccttCAAGGTattggagaaattcatcttggATGTCaccatgtgtgtatatgtaacttattgtgagtgagtctaaacttttgtatgggtagtGTATATGCACAGAGCAGTACAGAGCAGGTTAATGTGAGGGTGGAGGAGGAATTTGGTGAGTGATGTATGTGGTTATGTAACTCACTTTATTCAGTGTCAGACAGTCAGTGAGTGCTCCTAATGCACCAAACAAAAACTGTCAGTACTACAATAATTAAACTACCACCACAACCTACTATGTCTACTGCATGAATCTCGACAATGTGACAACTACAAAGTCTGCGCATgaaactttaaccactggaaTGTTCAACAACGTCTATTACTAGTGTATACAGAGTCGACTTGCCAGCAACAGGAAAAGTACACCCAATATTCGTTGCATTCCACAGGTTTCTGCTCATATTCAAATTTGACCctaaagaaaaaaacaataatgttCAAAACTAATCTTTTGATTGAGCGCTGTGCACCTGACCTGTTACTGTAGGCCAAATAGTGAACATGTTGACATATATTTATCAGTTCAAATATTTCTGTTGTCATGTCCATGGATGTACTTTCTGCTTTCAAAGTGTAGCCTTTACTGATTGAAATTATTCTGCGTGACAGTAATGTCCTTCCAGTTACATTTGAAACGGTTTGTCCAATAGCTCTAGAAAAGAAGCGACTTTAAGTTTCCCTTCTTATGGGCAATATTCACACAAGCCCAGTCTTTAATATCAACATTTCAGCTTTTTAGATATCAATCGAGCATACGTGTTTTTTACGGATTTTTTAGAGCATAATGGGGCTTTTGTGCAACGTTGGTTCATTCAAGACATAAAGCTTTCAACGCGTTTTATGGCGTATTTAATGTGATGTAAGGCATTTGGCATATATATGGACATACCATTTGAGCCTAAGAACGCGCATAGGGTCATGAACAATTTAATATATACAAGTAAATATACACACCTCGTCAGCTTCTTATTTGTATGCAGATATTGTCATAAAATGAAAGTAAAGTGAAGTATATCTAACTATGGTCTTATATAGGATATGTAATAGGATATGTAACTCATCTAATTTGGCGAAGTCTGGTGTATTTTAATGTTACTTTTGTTTGGAGACGAACCCCTGCCAGACACCTGCACCTTTGTTATAGTTGACATGCGCACATTCTCATAACCCGTAATGTGACCTTTCAAGCTGAATGATTCAATGGGGATTTTATTACATGTTTATGCTTTTCTTCTATCCTCTTGAAACGGTTTA includes the following:
- the LOC137278111 gene encoding uncharacterized protein isoform X2; the protein is MKVWALVSSEGNIEAEETSSSSSSDEFVNVTHEGVVFGRHRSPSTETDSQPKSLASSEMSALLQSSLDEIDKVETMKDSWPPADNERQEMGDPAQTGGPFGASLTASTASTGDESTDIISEDEEEGKGENAEPSHHVVLPSNINLLSPLSSLAQVRRLVASADSSHPGADDGAEASDDGVIALSTDSMKSSGCDNLVLSYQHSQAKVGVEVVPDTEILKDDESLGADDVICTAAEGKHSDEAAKDGDEGADGEDTQWLQYPLDNSSDKSCHTIRLGDGRVIVAPPGADLMSLAASLDITNKSDTSSDSSDSDFVCLDALSSGSSCNSDTEGDDVPREQLSAPTASEVQAAALAVDVMAESVSSVSSGFRFLPQHVQPVQAAQDPSILDLHLLQPAIYDRPVMDNPRLHPVLDPPMQDPPLQDPPVQDPPLHDPHVLDPPMQVPPLQVPQVMDPSMQDPPMLAPPVLAQPVMADPPVLVVPPVVVAPVVEGDDEDDDENGDGDTESVSGHSVDDRVESDQSDQNSIQQNEDDDLPFDDIGDIPLVAGNVARQYIHKPNKRLNWTLDIMVIMVVLLAIGIGIGHSIGSVREHYLQHEKNIAHEHHLSVLKQDLFQCQKQKMYTEDMRQEETKLRHQLVAKQMKTNTELRDQLAILEKEMITKISEEVKNEEIKKNLQQTSIDLKNEVNQLQHDNAELTSKLAAMQYKTVLPNQKLMESEKVIEELKNRAILLEVENDDLKAEVQRLRNLLQVNNDADVTVSMEDDGYESMEELSEVTSASCLTESHGHVTDLKARINLLEQENADMRAEIGRLRYKSYPDNVHSKMPRVQGVTEEDDWIVHPTQDNIDEKALSMSEEEIQQLKAELSWSQKQADTWQRLYLNVKDKQAHTACNISINFLTCMRLFTQQLNNSVNTTSIKEFLNVTKLMLSVEDVKEAFLTEFQNIWSEFSGSRNQEDEGSKKEGPQNVQKKWSDSVKEILNRTQSSVSNMSQQIKETWNQVKNLSEELWKKHEPGLSKVASKITERVKKFSDHVHNKIKQKATKWFKKQEKRKRNEVGKNSRKTPKDGMRHGFKSGQSKRESGKWNQSQKHGQHKQRDRVQPQRRHQETVVEHSKMYKEGHNRQEANSLRQKMRKQFKHLKTMMQQMSEERHLEMTRSNLQDICDFFIRFQTDWDIYKWLERSDVQWIICQSAWWHDRLHSLIPSRNPVCKGKIYGWQFEWGPSSSKKDMFKAKRGKSEHVKKLKRKIQEKNHAAGQPYSYEKEKMIVDEESHNETEWYEQRARDRKEMRKEWWQERQKLSDKDGKWYDAMMKNRLHQRKAEHKSDWMFDRAADREVERSEDKYVPTHTFAEPMHHSGQPDPRAAWLFVRAEERDYHHTEPNSWYFQRAKGRRWGQRSDYYDGDHNDDDDDDDDEFNSYSKYDQYDDYDDRYDL
- the LOC137278111 gene encoding uncharacterized protein isoform X1, whose amino-acid sequence is MSRDICEREALADWALVSSEGNIEAEETSSSSSSDEFVNVTHEGVVFGRHRSPSTETDSQPKSLASSEMSALLQSSLDEIDKVETMKDSWPPADNERQEMGDPAQTGGPFGASLTASTASTGDESTDIISEDEEEGKGENAEPSHHVVLPSNINLLSPLSSLAQVRRLVASADSSHPGADDGAEASDDGVIALSTDSMKSSGCDNLVLSYQHSQAKVGVEVVPDTEILKDDESLGADDVICTAAEGKHSDEAAKDGDEGADGEDTQWLQYPLDNSSDKSCHTIRLGDGRVIVAPPGADLMSLAASLDITNKSDTSSDSSDSDFVCLDALSSGSSCNSDTEGDDVPREQLSAPTASEVQAAALAVDVMAESVSSVSSGFRFLPQHVQPVQAAQDPSILDLHLLQPAIYDRPVMDNPRLHPVLDPPMQDPPLQDPPVQDPPLHDPHVLDPPMQVPPLQVPQVMDPSMQDPPMLAPPVLAQPVMADPPVLVVPPVVVAPVVEGDDEDDDENGDGDTESVSGHSVDDRVESDQSDQNSIQQNEDDDLPFDDIGDIPLVAGNVARQYIHKPNKRLNWTLDIMVIMVVLLAIGIGIGHSIGSVREHYLQHEKNIAHEHHLSVLKQDLFQCQKQKMYTEDMRQEETKLRHQLVAKQMKTNTELRDQLAILEKEMITKISEEVKNEEIKKNLQQTSIDLKNEVNQLQHDNAELTSKLAAMQYKTVLPNQKLMESEKVIEELKNRAILLEVENDDLKAEVQRLRNLLQVNNDADVTVSMEDDGYESMEELSEVTSASCLTESHGHVTDLKARINLLEQENADMRAEIGRLRYKSYPDNVHSKMPRVQGVTEEDDWIVHPTQDNIDEKALSMSEEEIQQLKAELSWSQKQADTWQRLYLNVKDKQAHTACNISINFLTCMRLFTQQLNNSVNTTSIKEFLNVTKLMLSVEDVKEAFLTEFQNIWSEFSGSRNQEDEGSKKEGPQNVQKKWSDSVKEILNRTQSSVSNMSQQIKETWNQVKNLSEELWKKHEPGLSKVASKITERVKKFSDHVHNKIKQKATKWFKKQEKRKRNEVGKNSRKTPKDGMRHGFKSGQSKRESGKWNQSQKHGQHKQRDRVQPQRRHQETVVEHSKMYKEGHNRQEANSLRQKMRKQFKHLKTMMQQMSEERHLEMTRSNLQDICDFFIRFQTDWDIYKWLERSDVQWIICQSAWWHDRLHSLIPSRNPVCKGKIYGWQFEWGPSSSKKDMFKAKRGKSEHVKKLKRKIQEKNHAAGQPYSYEKEKMIVDEESHNETEWYEQRARDRKEMRKEWWQERQKLSDKDGKWYDAMMKNRLHQRKAEHKSDWMFDRAADREVERSEDKYVPTHTFAEPMHHSGQPDPRAAWLFVRAEERDYHHTEPNSWYFQRAKGRRWGQRSDYYDGDHNDDDDDDDDEFNSYSKYDQYDDYDDRYDL